The Solanum lycopersicum chromosome 2, SLM_r2.1 DNA window TCATTCAAACAGAAGTATGAGGAGCATTGACTTCTTTAATCTCAATCATGCATACTTCCAGCAAGCTGGATAGACATGGGCAGCAGCTTGTTGCTCCCAAACAAACTAACATATGTAGCATTCCAACTGCAAAGACAAAATTCCTTAGAGGaagtacaaacagaaaggaTCAATAAGGACACAAAGAAGGAACAACTTCAAATAGAAGACTTACATATAAACAACACAGTTAGGTATATAATATCAAGACTTACAAAATAGACCAATACAATTTTTCATAGCCATAGTAACTACAAATTGTTTTACATTATATAGTTTTCATAGTCATACTAACTAATATAACTATATTCCTTTATCTAACTGGTCTTTCGTCTTCACTTTGAAGGTCACTCGCTTGCTTCCTTCTTGCATATTCCCATAATATAGCTCCAAATCTCTTTCGGACAATGTCTGCctttacttgttgattttgAATATGTTGGCCATTACTTATAAACTCCGCAAATGCAGCAACGAAAACTCCACAATCcctacaaaattcaatataaaattattatcaaaaaattaatttaataattaaaaaaaacacatatttgaTAATACTTACAGTGAATCCTCATTTTGTCTGGGAACATCTTTAGTTATGAAATGAAACTCAATTTTCTCGAACTCATTTATCTCACTGTATTTTGGTGTTGACTTCAATTCAGGACGCTTATCATAGAACTTAACCACACTTAGATAATATGGTAAAACAACCGAAAGCatctcaacaatattttttacctCTAAATTCACCCCACCCCTAGCCGGAAATGAATCATACACCTCCAATGACCTTTGCCCAATATCAAACACCACAAAAATCCAATGACGATTCTCTTTAATGTTTAGTGGAATAAGAACAAAATCCACTTTATCCCACGAGGTACTTGCCAACAAACGACGTCCACTGATATACCGGGCAATATCATCAGAAtcttaaactttaaaatttttcttatcCTCATGAGCATCACAAAGTTTAAAGAAAGAATTGGTAATCTTTGTCTTGAAAACACAATCAGTCGTCGTAAAACGAACATTACTGTTGGtttcatattttcctttctttcttaggtaattgaaaatgacatcaatatgctgcaaaaaaaaaaaaacttatgaaaCAGAATAGTGACAGAACAGTGCATAAATTTCAACTCAAAGTTAAGGGAAAACTCTGTTTTCGCCCCAAGTGTggctcattcatcacatattgGTGAAACACAACAGTGATAGAACTTATGAAGATGTTCAATTTCTACCAGAAAAAAACTTAGAGACAACAGTAACTTACTGAAGCtgacatattttatataatattctagctcatgtatatgcatatatgtggattcttaatgatataatgaacctcaaaagaaaagaattgaagCTAAAATGACAAGAACATGATTACAAGTTTCATTCTTTTCGCAATATCCTGAGCTTTTGTCCCTCTTGAAAGACAGAGACAAAGGgaacaagaacagaaagaaaaatgacttgCAAGCTATAGAATTACAATGTCACACAACTAAAGAGCTTCAATAGATGAAAAATACAATCTATCTACACAACTAAACAGAAAGAATTTTAGTTGAGACAAAGGCAAACTCAAGATTAAGAAACAAAACGaatcaaagaaatattaacgtccaactaaaatttatataacaaacctcatcacaccatTGTTGTCCAGAATGTGCCAATTTGAAAAACCAGAGTCTTTCATCTACCGTATAGACACCCAATTCAAATGTTGGATTGATAACATTAAGAGCATCTGTATAAGGTTTCTTTCCCCTATCAAAacagaacaaaaataaaaaaaatactcaaaacCGAGACAGGAACAACTAAAAAAGAGGCAAATACGAAACTAAAAAAGAGGTACAGAGCGTTCCACAAGTTGAATTAAGCttgtatatattatgaattaggaaaattatcccaaaaacatcaaaataaattacctcttttttgtaCCCATATAAAGCCACTTAGTGAATGAATCGATCAAATCAGATTCATCATCTCCTCCGCTTGCATATAAAAAAGGATGTTTTGTCTCAAAAACCTGACGTGTAACACATAAAGTTCCTCCAGATTCAAAATGTTGTGTGAAGGGAGATGTTATTAACTTTCCTGGATTTTTCTTTCTGCCACGTTTCTTCGGTGacactttctttttgttttgatcaACTTGGGCTCTTTTTTTTAGATAAGATTCTTCAGTCCTATTGATCTGAGAAAGATCtttatcaagtaaaataaagtCATCTAAAGTATGCAAAGGTTTTTGACAATCCTCTGTTGCATCTGCATATAAtagatatattgattaatttacaaTCAACAGATGCAACACTTATTTATGTTGGTTTTTTTTACTACATTACCATCAGGTTTCGCCCCAACTGTATTCACATCAGCAGCCTCTTGGACTGtaagcaaaataaatattttaataatgttatcAAAATAAATCGAAAGAAGTTTAGTTGaagttaagaaaatgaataCCATTTATATCAGCAACAACCTCTGACAGAACTTTTTCAATAGCAATTCCTGCAACATCTTCATCTATACATAACAAGAACATTTAAAAAAAcagaattgaattaaaatatatgaaatatgtaatatatttgtataaaatcctTCATTACCTATTTTACTTGATACTCTTTCAAGATTTTCAACATCAGCAAATCTAACTGTAGCTTTAAGCACTTgagattcttcattttgatttgaTCCCATAACATGAGCATCGTTCCCTCTCGATTCATTTACAGATGCATTAACACGGGGAGAAAATGCTGTATatgtaattaacatattataaaaaaaacatatcaaagttaactgaaaaatgaaatatcgAATTCGTGTCATTTATAGATTAACTGGAAGAAAATActaaactatatattaaaattatattatgaatataacaGAAATTTACTGAAAATATAAACGAACCTCCATTAAAATCTAATCCACCTGAAAATGTCTCGCCAGCATGCTTCTTAGATGGTTCCTTAACTTCTCGAATAACAGAGTTGCTACCACCACTCTTAGCAAACAGCAAAGAAATATCCTCCAATAATTGTTTGTTTGAGTTCACCACAAATTCTTTGATTTGATTGAATCCTAAATCAATCTTCTCTTCAAGCGctttgttattttcattcacctaatagatattaaatcataacgaaaatattaaaaaaataacagttttaaaataaaaagccTAAAGTTTAGTTTGTGTATACTTTTACAAGCTCTTTTCTCAATTCTATGACTTCATTGGTCAAAATGTCTAGACCATGATTTGATTCTTTAGGctccaatttcaaaatttcagcaTGGTAATCACGAGTTTCAGGAAGCCTGAATTTGGATACTTCATCTTCACTGGCCACTATGTTCTCAAACTGAAAAACCAAATACACAAAATAACATTAGATATAGTAACTTGAGTTCAAATAAACAATGTAATAAAATGTATTAACTTTGTACAAATACCTTGTTTTTTGTAGGCATGAAGAGACATTTCTCAATATATTTTAACCATGGACTTTCTGCAATTGTCTTCCAATTCAAGATTCTTGGAATAGAATCAGCAACACGAATAGCTAtatcttcatcaacctttgaaCAACACTCAAATATCCAAATTTGAAGAGCAAGAGGCAAGCCACCAATTCTATAGTACTTATGTGTTGACTTAAGCTCATGCCTCATAGAATCAGACAACTTTTTGTAGACATCTAAACCCCACGGATATGAATTGAATTTTCCACTTTCCACAAGGTAAAAATCTCTATTGCTAATTTGGTATTCGTTGTCctcatatgaaaataaaaaattattaatgatgtATAGAACAGCCAATGAAACAGCCGAGTCATCATCTATGAATTTTTTAGCTAAAAACAGTGCACGTAGATGACTCTTTGGAACTGTGATTTTTTCCGAAAAATAACTACTCATCAAACTACATCTAGAATTGGGAACATTGATAGATGTGCCATCACCAACACAATTTAAGCCTGTAACTATCCCAAATTCTCTAAGaccaaaaaataactttttgttatttatttcaatagcaAACACATCATCCGGTGTGTGTTTTAACTCTCTATTTATAAGACAATGAATAAGTTGTAGTTGTGTGCTTGATTTTGGAAGGTCAAGAAAGTACCCAAAACATGTATTCCTAAACATCTCAAGTTGTTTATCAGATAAAGATAGTTTGATTTGTTCAATGACACTATGATTAGTGTAACATGACCACCTACTCGAAATATACACAACATCAGGATGTTTCCAGAATTTACGATCCTGCATATgcattaaacatgaattaaaaatgtgttaCTACATACTaaagatgaataaaaaatgaattaaagttgaaataaagttgaattaaagttgaattaaagttcaactaaagttgaattaaaaatgaattaaagttgaatgaaagttgaattaaagataatttCACATATTACATCTAAAAAACAAGCAGCAATCAACATACAACCCATTGCTAAACAACAAATAACTAAGAAGTACTAGCACATACCGGATATCTACTCTCTGGTAGAATGACACTTTTGGGTAAACGATTTCGTGTTTTTCCATCATTCACCGGCCTTTTCTTCTCCaatccatctttatttttcaaactttttgacTGAAATTGAGGAGGTAAATCCTCAAAATCATCATCACTGTCAACGATTTTCTTCGATGTAGATGCCAAagtaacacatattttttttgatttcttcattgttttaaCCTCTTTAACTCGTTTTTTACCTTTCTTTTGCTTCTTGTTTTCTTCCTCATTGTTCTTCTCCTCATTGTTCTTCTCTCCCGAAATTTGTGATATACCCAAACTAAAACTTGGAATTTCATCCATAGAATTAGAAGACGAAACTTGAAGCTTCTTTCGATTTCTTCGATAAACTTTTGGATTCGAAGCCGTCACTAGACGCGGACTTTTTCTAAGACCTTCTTCCATTAAGATTCGTAcagaaaaatggagaaaaaaaacaaacagaaaccctaatttttgacgaggagaaggagaaagaaaaaaaaaagagcgaGAAAGGATATGAACGATAATAtgttttactttgtttaaaatttgtataaaaaaggaataaatgggttttaaattgttttaagttaatatagctaaaagttgacaaaaatggtaataaataaaaagtgtaCTTAAAAttggtaattataaaataaaaggtctttgtttatgtaatttaattttttttttatcgaaGGGAAAAACGAAAACTCGATCTGACCAGACTCAGAGCCTACACGTTCTTCTTCTCCACCAACAGTTCAATGCGAAGAAACCTGGAAAATCGCGACCAAGACACGAGACCTATACGAGCCAGCCCAAAAGCAACCCGACATGCGTCTGTCTCCCTCTCTCCCTTATCCTCTACGTACCGGAATAGTCCAGGCGCTCGTTCTTTCTTTACCCAAAATCCGACGTATCTCCATTTCAATTGGTAGATGAATCCGTTGTCACCCTTATCTCATGGAGATTtcgaatttcaaattcaaatctgtTTGTTGCCCTCCGTTGCATACAGCTTAAAATAGATTAATCTAGTTTTAGAGACCACAAATTTTCAgctatattgttatatattataagtattttagataattttttgaaaCCGTAGAGATTGGGAGTCCAGATTCCAACTTAGCGTTTGTTCTTGTTTGCACTGTTTTGCTCGTCGGAGTTCTCGGACTCATATTCCAAAGTTGGTGGTAAAGTCGCGGTTATTCTAAGCTTGTATATGTCCCGTTTGCTGCCTGAAAAAAGGTAACATCTCATCTTTCATACCATTCTTTCCGTCTATTCTTGTATTTTGATGCGATGTTTCTTTCATAATATTctctttatcttcttcttttttgatatGCCTGATTACTGTGTTATCATGCCATTGTTATTTGTTGCTGAAATAGGTAGTTTAATGTGCTAGGCATCGTGTTCTTGAATGATTTGATCTTAAGATGGATTCaagattttgtcatttttttatctAATGTTGTG harbors:
- the LOC112940975 gene encoding uncharacterized protein, with translation MLITYTAFSPRVNASVNESRGNDAHVMGSNQNEESQVLKATVRFADVENLERVSSKIDEDVAGIAIEKVLSEVVADINVQEAADVNTVGAKPDDATEDCQKPLHTLDDFILLDKDLSQINRTEESYLKKRAQVDQNKKKVSPKKRGRKKNPGKLITSPFTQHFESGGTLCVTRQVFETKHPFLYASGGDDESDLIDSFTKWLYMGTKKRGKKPYTDALNVINPTFELGVYTVDERLWFFKLAHSGQQWCDEVCYINFSWTLIFL